A genomic window from Methanobacterium sp. BRmetb2 includes:
- a CDS encoding TIGR00375 family protein, with protein sequence MIVSADLHIHSCFSRATSKNMIITTLGPQAKFKGLDLVGTGDAFHSGWLRMIEEGTEEIEDGIFSLKSEDPGIESCNFILTAEVEDKRRVHHLILLPSLESAYNIRERLKSNNIDADGRPRVRMVGDEIMDLVHEFDGLIGPSHAFTPWTSMYKAYDNYHECYGTKPDFLELGLSADTDMADTIEELQDIPFLTNSDAHSPWPHRLGREFNEIELKNLTFKSIKDSIEECNIKANYGFDPRLGKYHKTACTRCYQIYDIEKAKQLNMKCSCGGTIKKGVDYRISEIATWNEPHHPPHRPPYIHILPLAEIISLVYGKGVTTVFVQKIWKELVERFGSEIEVLIYAPLKEMEKIDPKIAQVLKSFREKTLKIVPGGGGKYGEIIFEPDSTLDIYL encoded by the coding sequence ATGATAGTAAGCGCTGATCTTCATATTCATAGTTGTTTTTCTCGTGCCACATCAAAAAACATGATCATAACCACTTTAGGTCCACAAGCAAAATTTAAAGGCCTGGATCTGGTGGGTACTGGAGACGCTTTCCACTCTGGTTGGTTGAGAATGATTGAAGAGGGCACAGAAGAAATTGAAGACGGCATTTTTTCTCTAAAATCCGAAGATCCAGGAATAGAGTCATGCAACTTTATTTTAACTGCAGAAGTAGAGGACAAACGGAGGGTACATCATTTGATCTTATTGCCCTCTCTAGAATCAGCTTATAATATTCGAGAAAGACTAAAATCAAATAATATAGATGCTGATGGAAGACCCCGTGTTAGGATGGTTGGTGACGAGATTATGGATTTAGTTCATGAGTTTGATGGGTTAATAGGACCATCTCATGCTTTTACCCCATGGACCAGCATGTACAAAGCGTATGATAATTATCATGAATGTTACGGTACAAAACCAGACTTTTTAGAACTGGGCCTATCTGCAGATACGGATATGGCAGATACAATTGAAGAATTACAAGATATTCCTTTTTTGACCAATTCAGATGCACATTCACCCTGGCCGCATCGTTTAGGAAGAGAATTTAACGAAATTGAATTAAAAAACTTGACTTTTAAATCCATTAAAGATTCTATTGAAGAATGTAATATTAAAGCCAATTATGGGTTTGATCCAAGATTGGGGAAATATCATAAAACTGCTTGTACTCGTTGTTATCAAATATATGATATTGAAAAGGCTAAACAACTTAATATGAAATGTTCATGCGGGGGAACTATTAAAAAAGGTGTTGATTACCGAATATCTGAAATTGCTACGTGGAATGAGCCTCATCATCCACCGCACCGTCCACCCTACATTCACATATTACCCTTAGCTGAAATAATAAGTTTAGTTTATGGTAAGGGAGTTACCACTGTTTTTGTACAAAAAATCTGGAAGGAATTAGTGGAGAGATTTGGTAGTGAAATTGAAGTCCTAATATATGCCCCCCTTAAAGAGATGGAAAAAATAGATCCTAAAATAGCCCAGGTACTTAAATCATTCCGGGAAAAAACACTTAAAATTGTCCCTGGTGGGGGAGGAAAGTATGGAGAAATCATTTTCGAGCCAGATAGTACATTGGACATTTATTTATAA